A window from Culex pipiens pallens isolate TS chromosome 3, TS_CPP_V2, whole genome shotgun sequence encodes these proteins:
- the LOC120417872 gene encoding cytochrome b-c1 complex subunit 6, mitochondrial, giving the protein MAFRRFLSFIPTVKADEEDIVDPQTVLREKCAEHGSAPRLFEKYQACNDRVHSKSQTTETCVEELFDYLHELDHCVNKTLFSKLK; this is encoded by the exons ATGGCCTTTAGACGATTCTTGTCCTTTATTCCGACCGTGAAGGCCGACGAAGAGGACATTGTCGATCCTCAGACGGTCCTCCGG GAAAAATGCGCCGAGCACGGTAGCGCCCCACGGTTGTTTGAAAAGTACCAGGCCTGCAACGACCGCGTCCACAGCAAGTCCCAGACGACCGAGACCTGCGTGGAGGAGCTGTTCGATTACCTGCACGAGCTGGACCATTGCGTCAACAAGACGCTGTTCTCCAAGCTCAAGTAA
- the LOC128093414 gene encoding uncharacterized protein LOC128093414, protein MLAKRFGPPVDGLRHKVLQEESVHRWIVGEKVRSTGGRITGQGRKRNPSAGGRIAFQCWRKSSVHRWTDYARGIRPPVDGLPSNVGEKVRSTGGRITQEEFVRRWTDCLPMSAKRFGPPVDGLRHKVLQEESVRRWTDCLPMLAKKIGPPVDGLLDKDARGIRPPVDGLPSNVGEKVRSTGGRITAQGFARGIRPPVDGLPSNVGEKDWSTDGRITGQGRKRNPSAGGRIAFQCWRKGSVHRWTDYGTRFCKRNPSTGGRIAFQCCRKSRITGQGRKRNPSAGLARGIFPPVDRTSLSEDLFVSSLGPDWPER, encoded by the coding sequence atgttggcgaaaaggttcggtccaccggtggacggattacggcacaaggttttgcaggaggaatccgtccaccggtggattGTTGGCGAAAAGgttcggtccaccggtggacggattactggacaaggacgcaagaggaatccgtccgccggtggacggattgccttccaATGTTGGCGAAAAAgttcggtccaccggtggacggattacgcaagaggaatccgtccgccggtggacggattgccttccaATGTTGGCGAAAAAgttcggtccaccggtggacggattacgcAAGAGGAATTCGTCCGaaggtggacggattgccttccaATGTCGGCGAAAAGgttcggtccaccggtggacggattacggcacaaggttttgcaagaggaatccgtccgccggtggacggattgccttccaATGTTGGCGAAAAAGattggtccaccggtggacggattactggacaaggacgcaagaggaatccgtccgccggtggacggattgccttccaatgttggcgaaaaggttcggtccaccggtggacggattacggcacaaggttttgcaagaggaatccgtccgccggtggacggattgccttccaATGTTGGCGAAAAAGATTGGTCCACCGATGGACGGATTACTGGACAAGGacgcaagaggaatccgtccgccggtggacggattgccttccaatgttggcgaaaaggttcggtccaccggtggacggattacggcacaaggttttgcaagaggaatccgtccaccggtggacggattgccttccaATGTTGTCGAAAAAGTCGGATTACTGGACAAGGacgcaagaggaatccgtccgccggaTTAGCAAGAGGAATATTTCCACCGGTGGACAGAACCTCACTTTCCGAAGACCTTTTCGTTTCCAGCCTTGGGCCGGACTGGCCGGAACGATAA
- the LOC120417865 gene encoding histone-lysine N-methyltransferase SETD1-like, translating to MNGSADGKSSSSSSSSSSGGGTSQQQQQQQKAPRNYKLIADPFLHKGVPKIYRYDGVVPGDPAYPPVVPRDPRNPLARIRSSRLDAMELVLPRFKIDQHYIGEPPAIEITITNLNDNIDKPFLADLLAKCGTYTELYIYYHPTTHKHLGLARIVFENVRSARLCVERLNGTSVMGKVLNVFKDPFGEDCKRLLEEKTAEKKKAAPVAAAPVAAAPPPPPPPAPEPPASRHSSSYKSEPRTASSHYGARASHRNEQLNDEDNWDDPAPPPKKTSAPPPVAAATVAKGALADEDMWDAGEFSGSGGNSQDSSYYKESKYPPKSSTSHYDVRSDEDSRGKSDRYYDRGRDKDKDRGRKSYNHRDDRRERDDDRGRRGDWDRGDDRRRSGDRYGGGRGERDGRRKGSGGGYWEGDSRGYSSEMGGYGGGGSGRYGSSYDQYYGYAASSDYGHYGYPPPMPADGYAGSSSWAPPPPPEEKPKPPPPPASGKSKPSQAALDDCDMWDDGESSKPPPPKPPSTPPPIPTGPKDDPTVAAGDDDNSGSALDLDTRIALMFKDKTFGAAPFLQLSDGEEEDKREEGEMADDSRDGSIKAELKQEDVSSPPVTDADVKVKKESVKLEPPKEEGASDISSSEDDILAKESPPPKPPSKPYMEDIIKRDNDQMSLSSLSSNDGKVDDTVAPPLPPEPAPDAPPPPESVAPYVYPPGIGPGMGYPPAPPGTDPSYYYSQSYSQSSYEQYQSGYYQNSYMQAPYVPGLTGAYPYQTYGYSGKRDSYDEDDRYRSSYSSSERNRSEREQRKKHNRYEEAITAVIDRVTAELKQILKKDFNKKMIENTAYKKYEAWWDEEQEKSKGKDKVGVLSEITPLATAKVDKAPDINQLLNQTYDNLDSNSSYIGLGLRATIPKMPSFRRIRKQPSPVPQDEDSRRSDQEDMVHGSDSEKETDSVSRPKTPPPSGSSADRGEGVSRTLSSSSVPRSEKRKASVSSFFTSSSEEDSSGSDSDDSTDSGSGGLSDVEMSYASKKQQPSQQSGSGSRTEKRDKRIYSDSDSDEEASEQQQPSTTSKFPLPSSSAGSRNKTKIYSDSDSDSEVSSKPPPREVLPPVSTEKARSKSPETAPTVLPLEQLCEALSPDVPDESPPTPQQPPRTPGRESPKKSTYEFDRMYSDSEEEREYQEKRRRKAEYLEQIEREFQEEQLRLAQEREEAAKAAAEAPAPEPVAKKSPVKSQAKNNRKNATPSVNLLEKAPSPSDPITPLTSQPPPTPGAGLLEDPMVAAAASVPQPASKKKKAEKAPKSKAKGGKKAKETNGVQAPVPELPPIAPVEPLPMVQPVLPPRVVALGGSATPQQQLSSSDDFFSADEEAAAARRAAKASPASSDGGSSQASQVALDHCYSLPPSASPSSSSPHPQSDSSVPVTVANKYAPTSSEALAHDHGYTNNDGAIGEMPPCPPAQVPMEVQQQQPPATEVAQVVPTQRSAGRPKKDPNAPKAKYKRKQDKAAAAAATLQTFASTVATSSQQQALLPFAAGQQQLSTFMPVPKYHERDIRTQMSILYDFLTRGIDAEDVQYIRQSYELLLGDDTNNYWLNATHWVDHCTTDRSFLPPPPKKRKKDKETVWDIKQHSTGSARTQGFYKIDPREKAKYKYHHLRGTAAENHLKNIETAKAVTKMQGLSREARSNQRRLLTAFGASTESELLKFNQLKFRKKQLKFAKSAIHDWGLFAMEPIAADEMVIEYVGQMVRPSVADLRETKYEAIGIGSSYLFRIDMETIIDATKCGNLARFINHSCNPNCYAKVITIESEKKIVIYSKQPIGVNEEITYDYKFPLEDEKIPCLCGAPGCRGTLN from the exons ATGAACGGATCGGCCGATGGAAAATCGTccagctcgtcgtcgtcgtcctcttcCGGTGGGGGAACGtcccagcaacagcagcagcagcaaaaggcCCCGCGGAACTACAAGCTGATTGCGGATCCGTTTCTGCACAAGGGCGTTCCGAAGATCTACCGGTACGATGGGGTCGTGCCGGGAGATCCGGCGTATCCGCCCGTCGTGCCGCGGGACCCGCGCAATCCGCTGGCCCGGATACGGTCGTCCCGGTTGGACGCGATGGAGCTGGTGCTGCCAAG GTTCAAAATCGACCAACACTACATCGGCGAACCGCCGGCCATCGAGATCACCATCACCAACCTGAACGACAACATTGACAAACCATTCCTGGCGGACCTGCTGGCCAAGTGTGGCACGTACACCGAACTGTACATCTACTACCACCCGACGACGCACAAGCACCTCGGCCTGGCCCGGATCGTCTTCGAAAACGTCCGCTCGGCGCGACTCTGCGTGGAGCGGCTCAACGGGACGTCCGTCATGGGCAAGGTGTTGAACGTGTTCAAGGACCCGTTCGGCGAGGACTGCAAACGGCTGCTGGAGGAAAAGACCGCGGAAAAGAAGAAGGCAGCGCCGGTGGCGGCGGCTCCGGTAGCCGCAGCACCCCCGCCACCACCTCCACCCGCTCCGGAACCACCGGCGTCGCGCCACTCGTCCAGCTATAAGTCCGAACCGAGGACGGCGTCCTCCCATTACGGAGCTCGAGCCAGTCACCGGAACGAGCAACTCAACGACGAAGACAACTGGGATGATCCGGCGCCGCCGCCGAAGAAGACGTCCGCCCCACCACCGGTGGCGGCGGCCACGGTAGCGAAGGGTGCCCTGGCCGACGAGGACATGTGGGACGCGGGTGAGTTCTCCGGCAGCGGCGGCAACAGCCAAGACTCGAGCTACTACAAGGAGAGCAAATACCCGCCCAAGAGTTCGACGAGCCACTACGACGTCCGGTCGGACGAGGATAGCCGCGGCAAGTCGGACCGGTATTATGATCGGGGCCGGGACAAGGACAAGGATCGCGGCCGGAAGAGTTACAACCATCGCGATGATAGACGCGAGCGGGACGATGATCGAGGTCGTCGCGGCGATTGGGATCGTGGGGATGATAGGCGACGTTCCGGTGATCGCTATGGTGGAGGGCGCGGGGAACGGGACGGACGGCGGAAGGGAAGCGGCGGAGGATACTGGGAAGGTGACTCAAGAGGCTACTCGAGCGAGATGGGCGGCTACGGAGGTGGTGGCAGTGGAAGGTACGGTTCTTCCTACGATCAATACTACGGCTATGCGGCGAGTTCGGATTACGGCCACTACGGCTATCCGCCGCCAATGCCGGCCGATGGCTACGCAGGGTCCAGTTCTTGGGCACCTCCCCCACCGCCCGAGGAGAAACCCAAACCTCCGCCACCCCCAGCGAGCGGAAAATCCAAGCCAAGTCAAGCCGCCCTCGACGATTGTGACATGTGGGACGACGGAGAATCCTCCAAGCCACCTCCGCCGAAACCTCCCTCCACTCCACCGCCCATCCCAACCGGCCCCAAAGATGATCCAACGGTGGCGGCCGGCGATGACGACAACAGCGGATCGGCACTCGATCTGGACACCCGGATAGCGCTCATGTTCAAGGACAAAACGTTCGGCGCGgcaccgttcctgcagctgagCGACGGCGAAGAAGAGGACAAACGCGAGGAAGGGGAAATGGCCGACGACAGCCGGGATGGGTCGATCAAGGCGGAGCTCAAGCAGGAGGACGTGTCCAGTCCTCCGGTGACGGATGCGGACGTGAAGGTGAAGAAAGAATCCGTCAAGTTGGAACCGCCCAAGGAGGAAGGCGCCAGTGACATCTCGTCCAGCGAGGATGACATCCTGGCCAAGGAAAGTCCCCCGCCGAAGCCACCGAGCAAACCGTACATGGAAGACATCATCAAGCGGGACAACGACCAGATGTCTCTCTCGAGCTTGTCCTCCAACGATGGCAAGGTTGACGACACGGTCGCACCGCCACTTCCCCCAGAACCAGCCCCGGACGCGCCACCCCCGCCAGAGTCGGTCGCTCCGTACGTCTACCCTCCGGGCATCGGTCCAGGTATGGGCTACCCGCCTGCGCCACCCGGAACCGATCCGTCCTACTACTACTCCCAGTCGTACTCCCAGAGCTCGTACGAACAGTACCAATCCGGGTACTACCAGAACAGCTACATGCAGGCGCCGTACGTGCCGGGACTAACCGGAGCCTACCCGTACCAAACGTACGGATACTCCGGCAAACGAGACTCGTACGACGAAGACGACCGCTACCGATCGTCCTACTCAAGTTCGGAGCGCAATCGAAGCGAGCGTGAACAGCGCAAGAAACACAACCGCTACGAGGAGGCCATCACGGCCGTCATCGACCGCGTCACGGCCGAGCTGAAGCAGATTCTGAAGAAAGATTTCAACAAAAAGATGATTGAAAACACGGCGTACAAAAAGTACGAAGCCTGGTGGGACGAAGAGCAGGAAAAGAGCAAGGGCAAGGACAAGGTCGGCGTACTCAGCGAAATCACCCCGCTGGCGACGGCCAAAGTGGACAAGGCGCCGGACATCAACCAGCTGCTAAACCAAACGTACGACAATCTGGACTCCAACAGCAGCTACATCGGACTTGGTCTGCGGGCGACCATCCCCAAAATGCCCAGCTTCCGCCGAATCCGCAAACAGCCCAGTCCCGTTCCGCAGGACGAAGACTCCCGCCGCAGCGACCAGGAGGACATGGTCCACGGGTCCGACTCGGAAAAAGAAACCGACTCCGTCAGCCGACCCAAAACGCCACCCCCGTCCGGTTCCTCCGCCGACCGCGGCGAAGGCGTCTCCCGAACCCTCTCCTCATCCTCCGTGCCCCGCTCGGAAAAACGCAAAGCCAGCGTGTCCTCGTTCTTCACCTCCTCCAGCGAGGAGGACAGCTCCGGCAGCGATTCCGACGACAGCACCGACTCCGGCTCGGGTGGCCTCTCCGACGTGGAAATGTCGTACGCGAGCAAAAAGCAGCAACCTTCCCAGCAGTCCGGATCCGGAAGTCGCACGGAAAAGCGCGACAAACGAATATACTCAGACTCGGACAGCGACGAGGAAGCGTCGGAACAGCAGCAGCCATCCACGACGAGCAAGTTTCCCCTGCCGAGCAGCAGCGCTGGTTCGCGCAACAAAACGAAAATATACTCCGACTCGGACTCGGACTCGGAGGTGTCGTCCAAGCCGCCACCCCGAGAAGTGCTTCCACCCGTGTCCACCGAAAAGGCACGCAGCAAAAGTCCGGAAACGGCCCCGACAGTTCTTCCCCTGGAGCAACTCTGTGAAGCTCTGTCGCCGGATGTGCCGGACGAGAGTCCGCCAACGCCACAGCAGCCACCCCGCACTCCAGGCCGGGAATCCCCCAAGAAATCCACCTACGAGTTTGACCGCATGTACAGCGATTCCGAGGAGGAGCGCGAGTACCAGGAGAAGCGCCGGCGGAAGGCCGAATATCTGGAGCAGATCGAGCGTGAGTTCCAGGAGGAGCAGCTGCGGTTGGCTCAGGAGCGCGAAGAGGCGGCCAAAGCGGCTGCGGAAGCTCCCgcgccggaaccggtggccaagAAATCTCCCGTCAAAAGCCAAGCCAAGAACAACCGCAAGAACGCCACTCCGTCGGTCAACCTGCTCGAGAAGGCTCCCAGTCCGAGCGATCCCATTACGCCCCTCACGAGTCAACCGCCGCCAACGCCCGGCGCCGGACTGCTCGAAGATCCGATGGTGGCCGCGGCAGCATCCGTCCCCCAACCTGccagcaaaaagaaaaaagcgGAAAAAGCGCCCAAATCCAAGGCGAAAGGTGGCAAAAAGGCAAAGGAAACCAACGGCGTGCAAGCGCCGGTGCCGGAGTTGCCTCCGATCGCTCCCGTCGAACCGCTGCCAATGGTTCAACCCGTTCTTCCACCCCGGGTCGTCGCGCTGGGTGGTTCCGCTACGCCCCAGCAACAGCTCAGCTCTTCGGACGATTTCTTCTCCGCCGACGAGGAGGCCGCCGCAGCGCGACGAGCCGCCAAAGCATCCCCCGCGTCTTCCGACGGTGGCTCGAGCCAAGCTAGTCAGGTGGCGTTGGACCACTGTTATTCGCTTCCACCCTCGGCATCGCCGTCGTCTTCCTCGCCGCATCCCCAGTCGGACTCGTCGGTGCCGGTCACCGTCGCAAACAAGTACGCCCCCACCTCGTCCGAAGCGTTGGCCCACGATCACGGCTACACGAACAACGATGGAGCCATCGGCGAGATGCCACCCTGCCCACCTGCCCAAGTTCCCATGGAAGTTCAGCAGCAACAACCGCCCGCGACCGAAGTCGCGCAAGTCGTCCCCACCCAGCGATCCGCAGGTCGACCCAAGAAAGACCCGAACGCCCCCAAGGCCAAGTACAAGCGCAAGCAGGACaaagcggcggcggcggcagctaCGCTTCAAACCTTTGCCAGCACGGTAGCCACTTCTTCGCAGCAGCAGGCCCTGCTTCCGTTTGCCGCAGGTCAGCAACAGCTGTCCACGTTCATGCCCGTGCCCAAGTACCACGAGCGGGATATCCGGACGCAGATGTCCATCCTGTACGATTTCCTAACGCGCGGGATCGACGCCGAGGACGTGCAGTACATCCGCCAAAGCTACGAACTACTGCTCGGCGATGACACCAACAATTACTGGCTCAACGCGACGCACTGGGTCGATCACTGCACGACGGACCGGAGTTTCCTGCCACCGCCGCCGAAGAAGCGCAAAAAGGACAAGGAAACCGTGTGGGACATCAAGCAGCACTCGACGGGGTCGGCGCGAACGCAGGGCTTCTACAAGATTGACCCGCGCGAAAAGGCCAAATACAAGTACCACCATCTGCGCGGTACGGCCGCCGAGAACCACCTGAAGAACATCGAAACGGCCAAGGCCGTCACCAAGATGCAGGGTCTTTCGCGGGAAGCCCGCTCGAACCAGCGCCGCCTGTTGACGGCGTTCGGCGCCAGCACCGAGTCCGAGCTGCTCAAGTTCAACCAGCTCAAGTTCCGCAAGAAGCAGCTCAAGTTTGCCAAATCGGCGATCCACGACTGGGGCCTGTTTGCGATGGAACCGATCGCCGCGGACGAGATGGTCATCGAGTACGTCGGGCAAATGGTGCGCCCGTCGGTGGCGGATCTGCGCGAGACCAAGTACGAAGCGATCGGCATCGGCAGCTCGTACCTGTTCCGGATCGACATGGAGACCATCATCGACGCGACCAAGTGCGGCAACCTGGCCCGGTTCATCAACCACAGCTGCAAT CCCAACTGCTACGCCAAGGTCATCACGATCGAGTCGGAGAAGAAGATTGTGATCTACTCGAAGCAGCCGATCGGCGTCAACGAGGAGATCACGTACGACTACAAGTTCCCGCTCGAGGACGAGAAGATTCCGTGCCTGTGCGGGGCACCGGGCTGTCGCGGTACGCTCAACTAA
- the LOC120417866 gene encoding mediator of RNA polymerase II transcription subunit 21, with amino-acid sequence MADRLTQLQDTVNQQAEHFCNSIGILQQGSVPSKFPGFERTGSQTPQQTQQEDYAQLFSTLISRCAKDIDTLIESLPSEESSIELQVQALKRLEVENQDSAEKLEEVVRKGELLLEKIQAALSDIAQSQLDMQYSSSPKKQ; translated from the exons ATGGCAGACAGACTAACCCAGCTTCAGGACACGGTGAATCAG CAAGCAGAGCACTTTTGTAACAGCATCGGCATACTGCAGCAGGGCTCGGTCCCGAGCAAGTTTCCCGGCTTCGAGCGGACCGGCTCGCAGACACCGCAGCAAACGCAGCAGGAGGACTACGCGCAGCTCTTCTCGACGCTGATCTCGCGCTGCGCCAAGGACATTGACACCCTCATCGAATCGCTGCCGAGCGAGGAAAGCTCGATCGAGCTGCAGGTGCAGGCGTTGAAGCGGCTCGAAGTGGAGAACCAGGACTCGGCGGAGAAGCTCGAGGAGGTCGTCCGCAAGGGGGAGCTGCTGCTGGAGAAGATCCAGGCGGCGCTCAGCGATATCGCGCAGTCCCAGCTCGACATGCAGTATTCGTCGTCGCCGAAAAAGCAATGA
- the LOC120417886 gene encoding protein claret segregational, with protein MSKIPKPSFLKKPTESLPGNARLPLTDLMNVPMELDYHGKRVASPELVNAALLNRTKLRRSRSATDLSRPNFHRAKFVPNLETIAAAKKDLLATAVPAVPKFNNHQVRELQRPGTLRKSLSTSDLRMKPGPSGVGSNNSNSSTQFKRQLSTVTTATTVIPTKATKIAGGTSATGKVFGTTVKPAATAMRKPLAPSAIGKSKVQGGLAAARNVSANSSVNSNKSSVSSGGAGKKVAVKRIPPYDYKARFNDLLEKHQVLKDKLESLRQINSDLESLPQKYDDCLHELNKLKREHQQLQEDHRTASMENDDLKLKNVSLSSNLKETEAELQSLKRQYTEADSERRQLRELLKTLQETTAQQEQRIAFLQEDNEKKGEMLFKANLERKDLHNAVMDLRGNIRVFCRVRPPLPSEEDRLECAWKYLDESSLEIGATDGSNKRMEFSFDHVFHSRTPQEDIFENVAPLIQSALDGYNVCIFAYGQTGSGKTYTMDGVSTSLGVIPRTVDLIFDSVEQYKRLGWEYELRVTFLEIYNEILYDLLDSSGTTKELEIRMANAKNKTEVYVSNIIEETVHTKSQLRQLMQIASSNRATAATAGNERSSRSHAVTKIKLLGTHQEKGELSAGSVNLVDLAGSESPKTSTRMDETKNINRSLSELSNVILALVQKNEHIPYRNSKLTHLLMPSLGGNSKTLMFVNVAPFQDCFNETVKSLRFASQVNSCKLQKARKNKVLNSSSAF; from the exons ATGTCCAAGATACCGAAACCGTCGTTTCTCAAGAAACCAACGGAAAGCTTGCCCGGGAACGCCCGGCTGCCGCTGACTGATTTGATGAACGTCCCGATGGAACTGGATTACCACGGAAAGCGGGTGGCTTCGCCGGAACTGGTTAACGCCGCCCTGCTGAACAGGACCAAGTTGCGCCGCAGTCGCTCGGCAACGGATCTCAGCAGGCCGAACTTTCACCGAGCAAAGTTCGTTCCTAACCTGGAGACGATCGCCGCAGCCAAGAAGGATCTGCTCGCGACGGCCGTTCCGGCGGTGCCCAAGTTCAACAATCACCAGGTGCGCGAGCTGCAGAGACCGGGCACGCTGCGCAAGAGCCTCTCGACCAGCGATCTCCGGATGAAGCCTGGGCCTTCCGGTGTTGGCAGCAataacagcaacagcagcacgCAATTTAAAAGACAGCTGTCAACGGTGACCACGGCGACGACTGTTATTCCGACAAAGGCCACTAAGATCGCAGGGGGAACAAGTGCCACGGGGAAGGTGTTTGGGACGACGGTGAAACCGGCTGCTACTGCTATGAGGAAACCGCTTGCGCCGTCAGCCATCGGCAAGTCTAAGGTGCAGGGCGGGTTGGCTGCCGCTAGGAACGTTTCGGCAAATTCCAGTGTAAACAGCAATAAATCTTCGGTATCGTCGGGGGGAGCAGGGAAGAAGGTGGCCGTCAAGCGGATTCCACCGTACGATTACAAGGCGCGGTTCAATGACCTGCTGGAGAAGCATCAGGTGCTGAAGGACAAGCTGGAGAGTCTACGACAGATCAACTCGGACCTGGAGTCGCTGCCACAAAAGTACGACGATTGTCTGCACGAGTTGAACAAGCTGAAACGAGAACATCAACAGCTGCAGGAGGATCACCGGACGGCGTCCATGGAAAACGACGATTTAAAGCTTAAGAATGTGTCCCTCTCGTCGAATCTCAAGGAAACTGAAGCGGAACTGCAATCGCTCAAGAGGCAGTACACGGAGGCGGACTCGGAACGGCGGCAGCTGCGCGAACTCCTCAAAACTCTTCAGGAAACGACAGCACAGCAGGAGCAACGGATCGCATTTCTCCAAGAGGACAACGAAAAGAAGGGTGAAATGTTGTTCAAGGCGAACCTCGAGCGTAAAGATCTGCACAACGCCGTCATGGATCTACGGGGAAACATTCGTGTATTTTGTCGAGTCAGGCCACCTCTTCCGTCGGAAGAGGACCGGCTGGAGTGCGCCTGGAAGTATTTGGACGAATCGTCGCTGGAGATTGGCGCCACCGATGGAAGCAACAAGCGCATGGAGTTCAGCTTCGATCACGTGTTTCACTCGCGAACGCCGCAGGAGGACATCTTCGAGAATGTGGCCCCGCTGATTCAGTCCGCGCTCGACGGCTACAATGTGTGCATTTTTGCGTACGGACAGACCGGTAGCGGGAAAACGTACACCATGGACGGAGTGTCGACGAGTTTGGGCGTGATTCCGCGGACGGTGGATCTGATTTTCGACTCCGTTGAGCAGTACAAGCGACTTGGGTGGGAGTATGAG CTTCGCgtcacatttttggaaatttacaaCGAAATTCTGTACGATCTGCTGGACTCTTCCGGGACGACAAAAGAGCTGGAAATTCGCATGGCCAACGCAAAGAACAAAACCGAAGTTTACGTGTCGAACATCATCGAGGAAACGGTCCACACCAAGAGCCAGCTGCGCCAGCTGATGCAGATTGCCAGCTCTAACCGGGCGACGGCGGCCACCGCCGGAAACGAGCGCTCGTCCCGTTCACACGCGGTCACCAAAATCAAACTGCTCGGCACGCACCAGGAAAAGGGCGAACTGAGCGCCGGTTCCGTAAACCTCGTCGATCTAGCCGGTTCGGAAAGCCCCAAAACCAGCACCCGGATGGACGAAACAAAGAACATCAACCGATCGCTCAGTGAGCTGAGCAACGTCATTCTGGCGCTGGTGCAAAAGAACGAACACATTCCGTACCGGAACTCGAAGCTGACGCACCTGCTGATGCCGAGCCTCGGCGGAAACTCCAAGACGCTCATGTTCGTCAACGTGGCCCCCTTTCAGGACTGCTTCAACGAGACGGTCAAGTCGCTCCGGTTCGCCTCGCAGGTCAACTCGTGCAAGCTGCAGAAGGCGCGCAAGAACAAGGTGCTCAACAGCTCGAGCGCGTTCTGA
- the LOC120417887 gene encoding uncharacterized protein LOC120417887 produces the protein MQRTNNQDDPGVPLQSFEWESRNQQSTVPPAERDGYKDFEKIDVHNFTGLATILAVNVQQLYLLISVGPELGAMFYVLISITSVSAIFVVVLLPIRLVLEACKKIRDRRTWLWLYYTSLVLNVLIFVLNLVLQIFDQTTEKCQVLLNQPLPVAARDEEPK, from the exons ATGCAGCGCACCAACAACCAAGACGACCCCGGAGTTCCACTCCAAAGCTTTGAGTGGGAAAGCCGGAACCAGCAGTCCACCGTGCCACCGGCCGAACGCGATGGCTACAAGGACTTTGAGAAGATCGACGTGCACAATTTTACCGGCCTCGCGACCATCCTTGCGGTGAACGTTCAGCAGCTGTACCTTCTCATCTCGGTCGGCCCGGAGCTGGGGGCGATGTTCTACGTGCTGATTAGCATCACGTCCGTTTCTGCGATTTTTGTG GTTGTTCTCCTCCCCATTCGGTTGGTGCTGGAAGCATGCAAGAAGATTCGGGATCGTCGCACGTGGCTTTGGTTGTACTACACAAGCTTGGTGCTGAACGTGCTGATCTTTGTGCTCAACCTGGTTCTGCAAATCTTCGACCAAACGACGGAAAAGTGCCAGGTGCTGCTGAATCAACCGCTGCCCGTGGCCGCCAGGGATGAGGAGCCGAAATGA